In one Niallia taxi genomic region, the following are encoded:
- the ndk gene encoding nucleoside-diphosphate kinase, producing the protein MEKTFLMVKPDGVQRNLIGKIVERFESKGFQLVGAKLMVVSQDLAKQHYQEHVDKPFFMELVDFITSGPVFAMVWSGEDVVTKARAMMGKTNPLDAPPGTIRGDFGVVMRKNVIHGSDSVDSAAREIGLFFKEEELVEYNKLSNTWVY; encoded by the coding sequence ATGGAGAAGACGTTTTTGATGGTCAAACCGGATGGAGTGCAAAGAAATTTAATCGGCAAGATTGTGGAGCGCTTTGAAAGTAAAGGATTCCAGCTTGTTGGTGCAAAATTAATGGTCGTGTCGCAAGACCTTGCCAAGCAGCATTACCAAGAGCATGTGGACAAGCCATTTTTTATGGAGCTCGTTGATTTTATTACATCAGGACCAGTATTCGCGATGGTATGGTCTGGCGAAGATGTAGTGACAAAGGCGAGGGCCATGATGGGCAAAACGAATCCGTTGGATGCGCCGCCTGGCACAATTCGAGGAGACTTTGGTGTAGTAATGAGAAAAAACGTCATTCATGGCTCTGATAGTGTGGATAGCGCTGCGAGAGAAATCGGTTTATTCTTTAAGGAAGAAGAATTAGTAGAGTATAATAAGTTAAGCAATACATGGGTCTATTAA